GAAGCACTGGATTTTTTGTGTACCTGGCTCAATGCCCCGGCGCCCGGCGGCCTGCTCGCCGAGCTGAAAACACGCGGGCTGGCCACCGCAGTGCAGGCGTCGGCGCCGTACCACTTCGCCGGGCAAGCGCTGCTGGATATCGTTATCACGCGCAGCACTCAAGGCGAACCGGCGACACAGATTCAGGCGCTGCTACATGATTGGCTGAGCTTTTTCGCACACAGCGACTGGACGCCACTGCGCGAAGAGTTCGCCCTGCTGAATGCTCGCCAACCACAGGTCCAGGACGCCCTGGCATTGGCCCGAAACGACAGCGAAGACCTTTCGGAGCAGGGCGCCACAGCGCTCAAGGCCATGCTCGATTCGCTGCACCTGCCGCCCTCCAGGCACCCTTGGCAACTCCCCCCGAACAACCCGTTCCTACGGCCGCCGATCAAGGAAGAACGCGCGGGCCTGATTCGCGGCCAAACCAGCGCGCATCGAGGCTTACGTACTTTTGCCCAGGATCGTTCCCGAGGGCGTCGAGAGGTAGCGGCGCCGACGTTCAGCCAGGCGCTGGCGGATAGCAGCGGTGAAGGTGCGCTGTACCTGCGCTGGCAGTTCGAATGCGCGGCGCCCGCACTAGAAAGCACTATGCAAGCCGTGCGGGAGAGCGCTCACCAAGCAGGCGTCGAGCTGTCTTTCGAAACCGCCGGCAATGAATGGCTGCTGAAAATAATCGGGCTGCACGAGCCGATGCCGGCCATCCTCGAAGCCTTGGCCCAGCGCCTGAATCAGCCCCAGGAGGCGCCTCTCGTTCCGACGCCCATGATGGCCATTCGCGAACTGCTCAAGGCGTTACCGGCGTGCTGCGCCGCAAGCCATTTCGCCCCCGGCGAACAGCCCGCCGCATGGAGCACCGCCCGCTGGCATGGCCTCGGTCTGGGTTTTCCCGCCGCGTGCGAAGCGGCGCTCAAGTCCGCCGCCGCTCGCCTGCCGGGCCAACCCACCAGCCTGGAGCACACACACCAAGACCTCAGCGGCCAACGCGTGTGGCATGAGGTAAAAACCGACTCCACCGAAGCCGCCTTACTGCTGTTTTGCCCAACACCCAGCCAAGCCCTGGCGGACGAAGCCGCGTGGCGCCTGCTCGGTCATATTCTCCAGGGGCCGTTCTACCAACGCCTGCGGGTCGAACTGCAAGTGGGCTACGCCGTATTCAGCGGTATCCGACAGATCAACGGGCAAACCGGCCTGCTGTTTGGCGTGCAATCCCCGAGCGTGCCCCTTGAGGGGATCGTTGCGCACCTTCAGACATTTCTGACGCAATTGCCGGCGCTGGTCCGCAGCCGCGCAAACGCGGGCAACCTGGCACTGGCGCAGCAGTTCTCGCCTCAGGTGCTGTCGATGACCCAAGCCGCTGAATGGCTATGGCACGCGCATCTGGCGGGCCACCCGTCGGATTATCTGGCGCGCCTTCAGGCGTTGATCCAAAGCTGCGGCGTTGATGAGCTTTTACTCGCCGCCCAGCAACTGAACGATGCCCAAGGCGGCTGGCGCTGTGTGGCCAACGGTTCGCACACCGGTGACGGGTGGAAACCAGCGGGCTGATCATTGCCTACGCTGCAATAGGCTTTTTCCACCAAGACAGCGCTAACTTGATTAGAATTGCGTAACATTCCCGGGCGAACATCTGAACATCTCCAGCTGGAGGTGGACTATATGTATTACTTGGTAGTAAACGTCCCATCCCTTCGTAGGAGTAAGAATATGACTTGGTCCAAACCTGCTTACACTGATCTGCGCATCGGCTTCGAAGTCACCATGTACTTCGCCAGCCGTTAATCCGCTGGGTAATACAACGCCTCGGTTCGCCCGGGGCGTTTTTGTTTTGAGCTTTGCGTGATGGAGCAATCATGTT
This region of Pseudomonas asgharzadehiana genomic DNA includes:
- the pqqA gene encoding pyrroloquinoline quinone precursor peptide PqqA, with protein sequence MTWSKPAYTDLRIGFEVTMYFASR
- the pqqF gene encoding pyrroloquinoline quinone biosynthesis protein PqqF; this encodes MSAPAHPHPQHLTLANGLRVSLRHAPRLKRCAAALKVAAGSHDVPLAWPGLAHFLEHLLFLGTQRFPTGEGLMAFVQRHGGQVNASTRERTTDFFFELPVPTFADGLDRLADMLTHPRLALDDQLREREVLHAEFVAWSQDAKAQQQVAVFEGLAADHPLRGFHAGNRDTLPVERETFQQALREFHAHFYQSGQMTLSLAGPQSLVELEALAQRFSEQLTSGPWHPQAVPPALMQGQAYSCQPGASPHWHHVIACEASREALDFLCTWLNAPAPGGLLAELKTRGLATAVQASAPYHFAGQALLDIVITRSTQGEPATQIQALLHDWLSFFAHSDWTPLREEFALLNARQPQVQDALALARNDSEDLSEQGATALKAMLDSLHLPPSRHPWQLPPNNPFLRPPIKEERAGLIRGQTSAHRGLRTFAQDRSRGRREVAAPTFSQALADSSGEGALYLRWQFECAAPALESTMQAVRESAHQAGVELSFETAGNEWLLKIIGLHEPMPAILEALAQRLNQPQEAPLVPTPMMAIRELLKALPACCAASHFAPGEQPAAWSTARWHGLGLGFPAACEAALKSAAARLPGQPTSLEHTHQDLSGQRVWHEVKTDSTEAALLLFCPTPSQALADEAAWRLLGHILQGPFYQRLRVELQVGYAVFSGIRQINGQTGLLFGVQSPSVPLEGIVAHLQTFLTQLPALVRSRANAGNLALAQQFSPQVLSMTQAAEWLWHAHLAGHPSDYLARLQALIQSCGVDELLLAAQQLNDAQGGWRCVANGSHTGDGWKPAG